The nucleotide sequence CAGGTAGTAGGGGAGAGGTAGAAACTATCATTGCCCAAGACCCTTTTTATCAGCACAAAATAGCAACCTACCAGGTCATTGAGTTTACTCCTACCAAATTCTCTGAGGAGTTCGGTAAGGTAGTCTCTTAAAACCACAATTAACAAGTGAAAATTATTTTTCTAACAGCCCTTACTTTTTCAATCTTAATACTCCTGCTTTATTACCTAATTCAGCAGTCTAAAAAGCCTTCGGGTTTTGTAGGTGTAATAATGATGAAACTTTTTAATCGTGTTTATATACCAATGGTACAATGGGCATTAGGACTTTATAAACCGTCAGAAGCTCCCCGAAAAATATTAGATATAGGAGTAGGAAATGGCAAATCAACTGTCCTGCTCACTGAATATTTTCCTCATAGTGAAGTTTGGGGAATTGAAATATCCAAAATCGCTATTAAGGAAGCAAAGAAGCTTCATACAAAGGCTATCTTTCAGTTAGAGGACATTCAGCATAACTCATTTGGTGATAAAACTTTTGATTTGATAACTGCTTTTCAAACACACTTCCATTGGCAAGACCTCAAAGAGGCTTTTTGGGAAGTCAAACGCATACTCTCAGACAAAGGTATTTTTCTCATTGCTTGTGAATATGCAAAGATTAGTTATTACCTTCCTAAGCTAAAAAGGACAGAAGATTTTAGTCAATTTTTAAACTCAGTAGGACTATCCTTAATACAAGAAGAAAGAATGCAAGGTTGGGTGTTTTACAAGTTAATAACAACTGAATATAAGTAACTTATAATAAAAATATAAACTTTTTATTTAACATATATTCTATAAAGTATCTGTTTAGTATGTATATAAATATGAAAATAATCTAATAATCAGTATATTAACTACCAATTTAAACAAAAGTAACAAGCATTTATTACGCTTACTAATGCTTTCGTTTTCGTTGTGATACTTATACTTTAGCTTTAAAATGTTTTAATAAAATATTAATAACCAATATTTTAATATAATAATTATATATGAGTAAAAATATAGTCTCTACTACCAAGAGGAAACGCAAGGCAAATCGCTCCAAAAAGGTAGGTTTGCCTGCCGGTAGTCTGGTGTATTTCGGTAATAAAGAGAAGCCTCTCAATATAGAAGTCTTTGCCTATAACGAGCATTCTTGTGAGGTAAAGAAAGTCTCTTCGGCTGAGGAAGCCCTTAAATTTATAATCGATAGCCGTATCACGTGGGTGAATGTAAACGGCTTAAACAATATCGAGGAAGTAAAAAAGTTAGGTGCTTATACTCATTTAGATAACCTATTTTTGGAAGACGTACTCGATACCGAACACCGACCTAAAGTAGAAATCCTCGATGAACATATTCTCGTGATCATTAAAATGCTGTACTACGGCAAAGATAAGCAACTCATTTCAGAGCACTTAGCATTATTATTGGGCAAAAATTACCTCATCACTTTTCAAGAAAGTGAAGACGAAGACGTGTTTGACCCCGTACGCAAACGTTTGCAAAACGCCGATAGCAGTCTGCGCAAACGCCCCGCTGACTATTTGCTATTCGGACTCTTAGATGCTATTGTAGACAACTATTTTGTGATTTTGGATAAAGTAAGCGATAAGATTGAGACCATTGAAGATGATATTATTATTCACCCTCGTGAAGATATGATTTCCGAAATCCAGTTGCTGAGAAAGAGTGCTATCTTTTTACAGAAATCAATTACGCCCTCGCGTGAGGTAGTAAACAAGATAGAGAAAACCCCTCATCATCTTATCGACACCGATACTAAGCATTATTTCCGTGACCTCCACGACCACACGGTGCAAATTGTCGAAACACTCAGCACTTACCGCGATATCCTTTGGGGACTTACAGATACTTATATGGGGGCAATGAGTAACAAGATGAACAACATTATGCGCTTGCTCACCCTTATTTCTACTATCTTTATTCCGCTCACTTTTATTGTGGGGGTATACGGTATGAATTTCAAGTATATGCCTGAATTAGAAGTATGGTGGGCATATCCGTTAGTATGGTTGGTGATGATAGGTATTTCAGTAACAATGATTTTCTACTTCAAACGCAAAAAATGGCTTTGACTTTCATAAAAATGCACTATCTTTTCGCACTATGAATTTGTTAGACGAGAATGTACAACGCTTTATCAGGGAATACGAGGGGACAACTACAACATTGCTCCTCAAGAAACCTGTGTTCAATGGTATTTCTAACAAAGAGTTAGCACAACAGATTGAAGGTAGGCGCACAGCAGCTAAAAAACTTCCTTTTTTGCTTACTACGGAAAGTATATTGTTCCCTCCAACACTTAATTTAGAGCAAACCTCCTCCGAGGCAACCGCTCAATACAAGGCTCAAGGCTTGCACGGAGAACGTTTTTTAGATCTTACTTGTGGGTTTGGTATTGATGCATTTTTTCTTTCAGAGAAGTTTAAAGAAGTTACGTTGGTAGAACAAAATAAGGAACTTCTCAGCAAAGTAGAACATAATTGGCAGGTTCTAGGACGCAAGGCCACATTTATAAATGGAAGCACAGAAGCTTTTTTGAAAGCTACAACAGCACATTACAACCTTATTTTTCTCGATCCTGCTCGTAGAGACGCTCTCAAACAAAAGAAGTTTCTCTTAGAAGACCTCTCACCTAATATCTTAGAGTTACAGTCTGTACTATTGCAAAAAACAGATAAAGTGTTTACCAAACTATCACCTATGATAGATATTAGTTATCTGTTGCATACGCTACCCAAGATAACACATATTCATTTGGTAGCCTTACGCAATGAAGTAAAGGAGGTATTGGTAGTACAAGAACCTAAAAAAGAAACGCAAGTACAAATACATTGTGTGAATTTGGAGACTGAAGAGCCTATTTTGCAATTTGCAGAAGAAGTGTTGCATAGTTGTCAAGTGGTGTATAGTGCGCCTAAAAAGTACTTGTATATTCCTAATAGTGCTTTGTTGAAATCAGGAGCTTTTAATTATATAACGCAACGTTTTGAGGTAGAGAAGTTGGACGTAAATACTCATCTATACACTTCCGAGCAGCTAAAAAAGCCCTTTGCCGGA is from Capnocytophaga ochracea DSM 7271 and encodes:
- a CDS encoding class I SAM-dependent methyltransferase, producing MMKLFNRVYIPMVQWALGLYKPSEAPRKILDIGVGNGKSTVLLTEYFPHSEVWGIEISKIAIKEAKKLHTKAIFQLEDIQHNSFGDKTFDLITAFQTHFHWQDLKEAFWEVKRILSDKGIFLIACEYAKISYYLPKLKRTEDFSQFLNSVGLSLIQEERMQGWVFYKLITTEYK
- the corA gene encoding magnesium/cobalt transporter CorA, which codes for MSKNIVSTTKRKRKANRSKKVGLPAGSLVYFGNKEKPLNIEVFAYNEHSCEVKKVSSAEEALKFIIDSRITWVNVNGLNNIEEVKKLGAYTHLDNLFLEDVLDTEHRPKVEILDEHILVIIKMLYYGKDKQLISEHLALLLGKNYLITFQESEDEDVFDPVRKRLQNADSSLRKRPADYLLFGLLDAIVDNYFVILDKVSDKIETIEDDIIIHPREDMISEIQLLRKSAIFLQKSITPSREVVNKIEKTPHHLIDTDTKHYFRDLHDHTVQIVETLSTYRDILWGLTDTYMGAMSNKMNNIMRLLTLISTIFIPLTFIVGVYGMNFKYMPELEVWWAYPLVWLVMIGISVTMIFYFKRKKWL
- a CDS encoding class I SAM-dependent methyltransferase, whose protein sequence is MNLLDENVQRFIREYEGTTTTLLLKKPVFNGISNKELAQQIEGRRTAAKKLPFLLTTESILFPPTLNLEQTSSEATAQYKAQGLHGERFLDLTCGFGIDAFFLSEKFKEVTLVEQNKELLSKVEHNWQVLGRKATFINGSTEAFLKATTAHYNLIFLDPARRDALKQKKFLLEDLSPNILELQSVLLQKTDKVFTKLSPMIDISYLLHTLPKITHIHLVALRNEVKEVLVVQEPKKETQVQIHCVNLETEEPILQFAEEVLHSCQVVYSAPKKYLYIPNSALLKSGAFNYITQRFEVEKLDVNTHLYTSEQLKKPFAGRVLQVTPINLKELKKGSKYCILSKNYPLSVAEIKKKYRIVEGGNEYLIFTRSVEGLVVLLGKVIE